A single genomic interval of Stieleria maiorica harbors:
- a CDS encoding PAS domain S-box protein, with amino-acid sequence MNNNHDEIVDGPLIVGVGASAGGLEAFGELLQHLGDCGRLSLVFVQHREPSKPSLLGQLLETSTKMKVVEITERCKLKPGCVYVAPARMYLEIQNGAVRPIELGGEDSPLTSIDHFFHSLAGDQAGQAIGVVLSGAGSDGTVGLKSIRDAGGLTFAQDPPSAKYDSMPTSAATIGAADHVGRPSEIAAELRRYAEHVAELGKQDHLARLHEQIGAAIPLITKHLLKVTGHNFRHYKSSTLTRRIQRRIQLLKLADADEYLTRLQSSDDEAEALFRELLIGVTAFFRDPEAFDAISSTVLPEIFDGKPENETVRVWVAGCSTGEEAYSLAMLCLEHADRMDDPPEFQIFATDIDERALQVAREGKYATGIEDDVSPERLKRFFVKHRNGYQVTKQLRSRVLFSKHNLISDPPFSRQDLIACRNLLIYLGSHLQEKLIPLFHYAMRPSGFLFLGPSETISSHGELFNALDSQFRISQRKEAATGPVNALTMRKGQVRPVRGGETQPDHTVDLNGLRQRIILDEFAPQAVVIDQSGQVLNASDGVSKYLAVAGGDFHNHVVKMACPGLRIGMRAAINEATKFRRKVTHRNLSIRDGGLIQRVMLTVQPMPQLGENSELFLVVFQDVGEPIRREAQDRSGDAESKEDRDADAVISQMERELETTRGDLERTLQDMEAANEEMKSSNEELLSMNEELQSANEELESSKEQIRAGSDALARANADLENLLRSTQIATVFLDKQLKIRRFTPAIKEIYGLLASDVGRPLEQFVPSVDQMPPLPEPGTLDEVDVIEHTVRAKSGKHFIRRVLPYRSAAGVTDGVVVTFVDVSDLVQRESRLAALMSSTAEGIYGTDRDGICTFANTACARLLGYDSPDDLLGKDMHEVIHHKRRDGSRYPKDECKIVRAIREGKRMHIDDEVFWRADGTSFEAEYWSHPKIRDGEIIGCVVTFFDITERRRDERILAEAKMRLELSLEVADIAPWSWDMQTGQPVSNPTLNRLFGFDEDATPALLEFIQRVDESSRERVSLAIERAIKTGEVYDEEYPVRLPDGEMRHLRARGLVRAADGVAEDFFGVIADITERKRRELDLADREGHLRRVIDHQLSMVGVLKPDGTLVEANATALRAGGVEREDVIGKKFWECYWWNYDDEVADRLKREFERAVAGEIVRYDAVVRVGDHATATIDFMISPVRDADGQITHLIPSGVDVSDRKAAEKAVFQREQRLQLALDSGGMGLWEWDIQSDHITWSDQMYKMFAYTAEELEPSRAGFLRIVHPEDRQMLERMIGSAFSGNCETHEVEFRIIRGNDHATMWTLSRGRITRAADGTPLSMVSVAVDVTERKHWENELVDREAHLRRVINNQLGLVGVIDRNGILLEVDDRSLEIARTEREEVVGKHFADAPWWNYDPEVARQMRDAMRRALDGEVVRYDVSLFSHGSEGVMIDFMIAPVFDAEGRVEYLIPSGVDIRERVKIEQEQRSATRRMEMALRAGGMAAWEWSPTQSIWTRELYELLGIDPEREANSELFFSLVHPEDVDALKQSWQDAIDGVDTYDSEFRIVRPDGQIRWVAGVGETVCDESGRVVSMYGVNWDATQEHLQADAMRESERRAREANASKSEFLANMSHEIRTPMTAILGYADLLKELIDHEEAKQYLETIRRNGDYLLEIINDILDLSKIEAGKLDVQRESFDPHRLVEDVRSIMEVRAVEGGLTLEVDYDGNLPRLIRSDAKRLKQILINLVGNAIKFTPNGRVTIRVRFVAAERQLHIDVADTGIGIPDQQLRRLFHPFAQGDTSVTRNFGGTGLGLAISQRLAEMLGGDISVRSTEGVGSTFSVSVATGQVDASDWDQQDGSQSDAEGAASTQDESPIELSCRVLVVDDRREIRFLSKRILTGAGAVVDECEDGLLAVEHVSDCLGNGSCPDLVLLDMQMPKLDGYSTARKLRAIGYRAPIIALTADAMQGDMNKCLEAGCNDYLSKPIDAKKLLRLVSQMIRQSGASS; translated from the coding sequence ATGAATAACAATCATGATGAAATCGTCGACGGACCGCTCATTGTCGGTGTCGGCGCGTCGGCCGGTGGGCTGGAGGCCTTTGGTGAATTACTGCAGCACCTCGGGGATTGCGGCAGGTTATCGTTGGTGTTCGTTCAGCACCGCGAACCTTCCAAGCCGTCACTTCTCGGTCAATTGCTTGAGACGTCGACGAAGATGAAAGTCGTCGAGATCACCGAACGCTGCAAGCTGAAACCCGGCTGTGTCTATGTCGCACCGGCTCGGATGTATTTGGAGATTCAGAACGGCGCGGTGCGTCCGATCGAACTCGGCGGCGAAGACAGTCCACTGACTTCGATCGACCATTTCTTTCATTCCTTGGCCGGTGACCAGGCCGGTCAGGCGATCGGCGTCGTGCTCTCGGGCGCCGGTAGCGACGGAACGGTGGGGTTGAAATCGATCCGGGACGCCGGCGGTCTGACGTTTGCCCAAGATCCTCCGTCCGCCAAATACGACAGTATGCCTACCAGTGCGGCAACGATCGGAGCGGCCGATCACGTCGGTCGCCCCAGCGAAATCGCCGCGGAACTGCGGCGTTACGCGGAGCATGTGGCGGAACTGGGAAAACAGGACCATCTGGCGCGTCTTCACGAGCAGATCGGCGCGGCGATTCCGCTGATTACCAAACACCTGTTGAAGGTGACCGGTCACAATTTTCGGCACTACAAGTCCAGCACACTGACTCGCCGCATTCAGCGACGGATCCAATTGCTGAAACTTGCCGACGCAGATGAGTATCTGACTCGATTGCAGTCCAGCGATGACGAGGCCGAGGCGCTGTTTCGAGAGCTGTTGATCGGCGTCACCGCTTTCTTTCGAGATCCTGAAGCGTTCGATGCGATATCGTCGACCGTGCTGCCAGAGATTTTCGATGGGAAACCCGAAAACGAGACGGTCCGCGTCTGGGTGGCAGGCTGCAGCACGGGCGAAGAAGCATACTCCTTGGCGATGCTTTGCCTCGAGCATGCCGATAGGATGGATGATCCGCCGGAGTTCCAAATCTTTGCCACCGACATCGATGAGCGGGCGTTGCAGGTTGCGAGGGAGGGCAAGTATGCGACGGGGATCGAAGACGACGTGAGCCCCGAGCGTCTGAAGCGGTTTTTCGTCAAACATCGCAACGGCTACCAAGTCACCAAGCAGTTGCGCAGTCGCGTGCTGTTCTCCAAACACAACCTGATCAGCGATCCGCCGTTCTCGCGACAGGACCTGATCGCCTGTCGAAATCTGCTGATCTATCTGGGATCGCATTTACAGGAAAAACTGATTCCGCTTTTTCACTACGCGATGCGTCCGTCCGGATTTCTGTTCTTAGGTCCCAGCGAGACGATTTCATCGCATGGTGAGTTGTTCAACGCGTTGGACAGTCAGTTTCGTATTTCCCAGCGAAAGGAAGCGGCGACGGGGCCGGTCAACGCGCTGACGATGCGGAAAGGTCAGGTCAGGCCCGTTCGCGGCGGTGAGACGCAACCCGACCACACCGTCGATCTCAATGGATTGCGTCAGCGGATCATTCTTGATGAGTTTGCACCGCAGGCCGTCGTGATCGATCAATCCGGTCAAGTGCTCAATGCTTCCGATGGAGTGTCGAAGTACTTGGCGGTCGCGGGCGGCGACTTTCACAATCACGTTGTCAAAATGGCTTGCCCGGGATTGCGGATCGGGATGCGGGCGGCCATCAATGAAGCGACCAAGTTTCGCCGCAAGGTAACACACCGAAACCTCTCGATACGCGACGGCGGTTTAATTCAGCGAGTCATGCTGACGGTTCAGCCGATGCCGCAATTGGGCGAAAACAGCGAATTGTTTCTGGTCGTGTTTCAGGATGTCGGAGAACCGATTCGCCGCGAGGCGCAGGATCGGTCGGGCGATGCCGAGTCCAAGGAAGACCGCGATGCCGACGCAGTCATCTCTCAAATGGAACGCGAGCTCGAAACCACGCGTGGTGACTTGGAACGAACGCTGCAGGATATGGAAGCGGCCAATGAAGAGATGAAGTCATCCAACGAAGAACTGTTGTCGATGAACGAGGAGTTGCAATCGGCCAATGAGGAACTGGAGAGTTCGAAAGAGCAAATCCGCGCCGGCAGCGACGCGCTGGCACGTGCCAACGCGGATTTGGAGAATCTGCTCCGCAGTACGCAAATCGCGACGGTGTTCCTGGATAAACAGTTGAAGATTCGGCGGTTCACCCCGGCGATCAAGGAGATCTATGGGTTGTTGGCGTCCGACGTCGGCCGACCGCTCGAACAATTCGTTCCGTCGGTCGATCAGATGCCGCCGTTGCCTGAACCGGGGACGCTGGACGAGGTTGATGTGATCGAGCACACGGTTCGTGCGAAGTCGGGAAAACACTTTATCCGCCGTGTCCTTCCGTACCGGTCCGCCGCCGGCGTTACAGACGGTGTCGTCGTGACCTTTGTCGATGTCTCGGATCTCGTGCAACGCGAATCTCGATTGGCGGCGTTGATGAGTTCCACCGCCGAAGGGATTTATGGCACCGACCGTGATGGAATCTGCACGTTTGCCAACACCGCCTGTGCGCGACTGCTCGGATACGACTCGCCCGATGATTTGCTGGGCAAGGATATGCATGAGGTGATTCATCACAAACGTCGTGATGGCAGCCGGTATCCGAAAGACGAATGTAAGATCGTCCGTGCGATTCGCGAAGGCAAGCGGATGCACATCGATGACGAAGTCTTCTGGCGCGCCGACGGAACGTCATTCGAGGCCGAGTACTGGTCGCATCCGAAGATTCGCGACGGAGAAATTATCGGTTGTGTCGTGACCTTTTTCGACATCACCGAACGGCGGCGAGATGAACGGATCCTTGCCGAAGCCAAGATGCGTCTTGAGCTATCGCTGGAGGTCGCCGATATCGCTCCGTGGAGTTGGGATATGCAGACCGGCCAACCGGTTTCCAATCCGACGCTGAATCGTTTGTTCGGGTTTGACGAAGATGCGACACCGGCGTTGTTGGAGTTTATCCAGCGGGTCGACGAGTCATCGCGCGAGCGTGTCTCGTTGGCAATCGAACGTGCCATCAAAACGGGCGAGGTTTACGACGAAGAGTATCCCGTCAGATTGCCCGATGGAGAGATGCGGCATTTGCGAGCGCGGGGATTGGTCCGGGCGGCCGACGGTGTCGCGGAAGATTTTTTCGGTGTCATCGCTGATATCACCGAACGCAAACGAAGGGAATTGGACTTGGCCGACCGGGAGGGGCATTTGCGTCGCGTCATCGACCATCAATTGAGTATGGTGGGAGTGCTCAAGCCGGACGGAACGCTGGTCGAAGCCAATGCCACAGCGTTGCGGGCCGGCGGGGTGGAACGCGAAGATGTGATCGGAAAGAAGTTCTGGGAATGTTACTGGTGGAACTACGATGACGAGGTGGCCGATCGGTTGAAGCGTGAGTTTGAACGGGCGGTCGCCGGCGAGATCGTACGCTACGATGCGGTCGTCCGCGTGGGCGATCACGCGACCGCCACGATCGATTTTATGATCAGCCCGGTGCGAGATGCCGACGGACAAATCACTCATCTGATTCCGTCGGGTGTGGACGTCAGTGATCGCAAGGCGGCCGAAAAGGCGGTCTTTCAGCGCGAGCAGCGTCTGCAGTTGGCATTGGATTCCGGAGGGATGGGGTTATGGGAATGGGACATCCAATCGGATCACATCACCTGGTCCGATCAGATGTACAAGATGTTCGCGTATACGGCCGAAGAACTGGAACCGAGCCGAGCCGGTTTTCTGCGGATCGTCCATCCGGAAGACCGTCAGATGTTAGAACGGATGATCGGGTCGGCATTCAGCGGGAACTGTGAGACGCACGAGGTCGAGTTCCGAATCATTCGCGGAAACGACCACGCCACGATGTGGACGCTCAGTCGGGGGCGAATCACGCGTGCCGCCGATGGGACGCCGCTGTCGATGGTCAGCGTCGCGGTCGACGTCACCGAGCGGAAACATTGGGAAAATGAATTGGTCGATCGCGAAGCGCACCTGCGTCGCGTGATCAACAACCAGCTCGGGCTGGTCGGGGTCATCGATCGCAACGGCATCCTGTTGGAAGTCGATGACCGATCGTTGGAAATTGCCAGAACGGAGCGGGAGGAGGTGGTCGGGAAGCACTTTGCCGATGCGCCCTGGTGGAACTATGACCCCGAAGTCGCCCGGCAAATGCGTGACGCGATGCGTCGCGCGCTCGACGGCGAAGTCGTGCGTTACGATGTCTCACTGTTTTCGCATGGCAGCGAGGGTGTGATGATCGATTTCATGATCGCGCCGGTGTTTGACGCCGAGGGAAGGGTCGAGTACCTGATCCCGTCCGGCGTGGACATTCGCGAACGTGTGAAAATCGAACAGGAGCAGCGTTCCGCAACACGACGGATGGAAATGGCGCTTCGCGCCGGAGGAATGGCGGCGTGGGAGTGGTCGCCGACCCAAAGTATTTGGACACGTGAGCTGTACGAGTTGTTGGGGATCGATCCGGAACGCGAAGCCAATTCCGAACTGTTCTTTTCTCTGGTCCATCCCGAGGACGTCGATGCACTCAAGCAGTCCTGGCAGGACGCGATCGACGGCGTCGACACGTATGACAGCGAATTTCGAATCGTTCGCCCCGATGGCCAAATTCGCTGGGTCGCGGGAGTCGGGGAAACGGTGTGTGACGAATCGGGGCGCGTGGTCAGCATGTACGGCGTCAATTGGGATGCGACACAGGAGCACCTGCAAGCCGATGCAATGCGTGAGAGTGAACGTCGCGCCCGCGAAGCCAATGCGTCCAAAAGCGAGTTTCTGGCGAACATGTCTCACGAAATCCGTACGCCCATGACTGCCATCTTGGGTTATGCGGATCTGCTCAAGGAATTGATCGATCACGAGGAGGCCAAACAGTACCTCGAGACGATTCGTCGAAACGGCGATTACTTGTTGGAAATCATCAACGACATTTTGGACCTGTCGAAGATCGAAGCCGGGAAGTTGGATGTGCAGCGTGAGAGTTTTGATCCGCATCGGCTGGTCGAGGATGTACGCAGTATCATGGAAGTCCGCGCCGTCGAAGGAGGATTGACGCTGGAGGTCGACTACGACGGAAATCTGCCACGATTGATTCGATCGGACGCAAAGAGGCTGAAGCAGATTCTGATCAATCTGGTCGGCAACGCGATCAAGTTTACCCCCAACGGCCGGGTGACGATTCGGGTGCGGTTCGTCGCCGCCGAACGGCAATTACACATTGATGTGGCGGACACCGGAATCGGGATCCCCGACCAACAACTCCGTCGGCTGTTTCATCCGTTTGCCCAAGGAGACACCAGCGTCACCCGTAATTTCGGTGGCACGGGGTTGGGGCTGGCGATCAGCCAACGACTGGCTGAAATGTTGGGCGGGGACATTTCGGTCCGGAGTACCGAAGGCGTCGGCAGCACGTTTTCGGTTAGCGTGGCGACCGGCCAAGTCGACGCTTCGGATTGGGACCAACAGGACGGAAGCCAATCAGACGCGGAAGGGGCTGCGTCCACGCAAGATGAATCTCCGATCGAACTCTCCTGCCGGGTCTTGGTCGTCGACGATCGTAGAGAGATCCGTTTTCTTAGCAAGCGTATTCTCACCGGTGCGGGGGCGGTCGTCGACGAGTGCGAGGATGGCCTGTTGGCCGTGGAGCACGTCAGTGATTGCTTGGGTAACGGAAGTTGCCCCGATTTGGTCCTGCTGGACATGCAGATGCCCAAGTTGGACGGCTATTCGACGGCGAGAAAACTGAGGGCGATCGGATACCGGGCACCGATCATCGCCTTGACCGCTGACGCAATGCAGGGTGACATGAATAAATGCTTGGAGGCTGGTTGCAATGACTACCTGTCCAAACCCATCGATGCGAAGAAGTTGTTGCGTCTGGTCAGTCAGATGATCCGCCAATCCGGCGCGTCATCATGA